From Clostridiales bacterium, one genomic window encodes:
- a CDS encoding S26 family signal peptidase produces MQYTCHGDTVIFEKAEDCTSGQSCAVMVNGNDATFKKVLKNEAGITLMPINEDEFEPTFYSNKQIKELPVRIIGIAKEIRRKV; encoded by the coding sequence ATCCAGTATACTTGCCACGGAGATACTGTTATATTTGAAAAAGCTGAGGACTGTACTAGTGGTCAAAGTTGTGCTGTTATGGTAAATGGTAACGACGCTACATTTAAAAAGGTACTTAAAAACGAGGCTGGTATAACTCTTATGCCTATAAATGAGGACGAGTTTGAGCCGACGTTTTATAGTAATAAGCAAATAAAAGAGCTACCCGTTAGAATCATTGGGATAGCTAAAGAGATAAGACGTAAAGTTTAA
- a CDS encoding site-specific integrase, whose translation MVCVCGEVNALDVEKDIDFKNKLIHIRRTLTRGKGDITIMGDYTKTKNGVRDIVMDNQVEFLLKEYLSTEFIPNNHNLLFYNPKNTYYSTGQVNMVFKRLCEKNNIIGYNVNQHQLRHTFATRCIEAGMPANVLSKIMGHADLRTTLEVYCDVFANYEKQHANRTYDYLKQNNLLLTQVNEDTIPQDELDKLVNNIKKMYSKHDDRLIKVLKLVQ comes from the coding sequence CTGGTATGCGTATGCGGAGAGGTTAACGCTTTAGATGTAGAAAAAGATATTGACTTTAAAAATAAATTGATTCATATTAGACGTACGCTTACAAGAGGTAAAGGAGATATAACAATTATGGGAGATTACACTAAAACCAAAAATGGTGTGCGTGATATTGTTATGGATAATCAAGTTGAGTTTTTACTAAAAGAGTATTTGAGTACTGAGTTTATACCAAACAACCACAACCTATTATTTTATAACCCCAAAAATACTTACTACTCAACTGGTCAAGTAAATATGGTATTTAAAAGATTATGTGAGAAAAACAATATTATTGGATATAATGTTAATCAGCACCAGTTAAGGCATACTTTTGCTACACGTTGTATTGAGGCGGGTATGCCAGCTAACGTTTTATCTAAAATAATGGGTCACGCTGACCTACGTACAACATTAGAGGTATATTGTGATGTATTCGCTAATTATGAAAAACAACACGCCAATAGGACGTATGACTACTTAAAACAAAATAACTTATTATTAACTCAAGTAAACGAGGATACTATACCTCAAGACGAGTTAGATAAATTGGTCAATAATATTAAAAAGATGTACTCTAAACACGACGATAGATTAATTAAAGTTTTAAAACTTGTACAGTAG
- a CDS encoding helix-turn-helix domain-containing protein, giving the protein MSDNKLSNEETYKLYLKYFDKISKNLSSTDRLIIEKSLRNIVIHNSRVLLMDELELYIDNFLKSYKEKEIFSKNLKYYMDKKGLNGTQLANDLGIKQPTVRDWISGVNYPRIDNLSMLAEYFNIDKKDLTEPHTEQQNNRIPVVGKIPAGIPIEAIEEILDYEDIPKEWLNGDKEFFGLRIQGRSMYPVYLPRRYCYI; this is encoded by the coding sequence GAAGAGACTTACAAACTTTATTTAAAATATTTTGATAAGATAAGTAAAAATCTTAGTAGCACTGATAGACTTATTATAGAGAAAAGTTTACGCAACATTGTTATACATAATAGTAGAGTATTACTTATGGACGAGTTAGAGCTTTATATTGATAACTTTTTAAAATCATATAAAGAAAAAGAAATATTTTCAAAAAATCTTAAATATTATATGGATAAAAAAGGTTTAAATGGTACTCAATTAGCTAACGATTTAGGTATTAAACAACCAACTGTTAGAGACTGGATAAGTGGGGTTAACTATCCCCGTATAGATAATTTAAGTATGTTAGCCGAGTACTTTAATATAGATAAAAAAGATTTAACCGAGCCTCATACTGAGCAACAAAATAATAGGATACCAGTTGTAGGTAAAATTCCAGCGGGTATACCTATTGAGGCTATTGAGGAGATACTTGACTATGAGGATATACCTAAAGAGTGGTTAAATGGAGACAAAGAGTTTTTTGGTTTAAGAATACAAGGTCGTAGTATGTATCCAGTATACTTGCCACGGAGATACTGTTATATTTGA